CCGGTTTGGCATTCAAGCATCACCGCCAAACAACAATCCGCCATTGAACGTGTGCAAAAGCGGGCTTGCAAGATCATCCTGGGCAACAAATACTTCACCTATGATGAAGCTTTGACCACATGCAACCTTACTGTGTTGACTGAGAGAAGGAAACATATCTGTGTAACATTCGTTAATGCAATGATGAGTTCTCATCAATTCCGCGAATGGCTACCTCCCCTGCGCGGCAGCAGCACAAGTCGGCTACTTCGTAATTCAGATCATCTGACCACTGTCCGTTGCAGAACTAAACGCTACCAAGAAAGCCCAATACCCTATCTCACTAAACTGTACAATGACCAGCTAATGTgatcttttatcattattatcatgtgCAATATTATGAACAATTTTGATGCAAATGTGTTCTCATCAATTTGTGGTACTCGTttgaaatatgtattttgatgtttttcacctTGAATTTATGGAGTAAATGGTTTAAGTGTGGGTGTGTGAGTGGGTGTGTGATTGGGTGAGTTTGGTGGTTGTGCGTTTAGTGATGCGGGTGTTGATCGGGGTGTTGGTgatggtgtgtgggtgtgtgagtGTTTGTAAAGGGGGTGTGTTGGGTGTGTGTGAAGACGGGCGCTGTGAATGTGTTAGGAGTCTGAGTCGTAGTAGTGTGGTGAGTTTACTGTTCGAAGCGTGAGTACATGAGTGTTGATAAAATGctatcttttatgtcaattttaatgaataatgtgttaatatgtttattatattttgtaaatatgtggCAATTCAGTTTTTACTGCGAGTGCatattaataaaccatttatctatctatctatctatctatctacctaAATCTTCAGAACAATTAATTTTGTCAAAGTTCAAGaccttcttaaaatataaaatccaAGTTCGCTTGAATAATGAATAAACTGATGACACATtcatttgtatattttattatttactaaAGGTGCGATGACACATGTATATAGCTAAAAGGCTTGATTGATGAACGTTGTGGCAGAATTATCCCTTCGAGGCACAACGATTTAGAAATTGATATTCGTTAACTGGTTTCCATCGCTGTGGTAACTTTAATGTaggatatagtatcaaactttATGAAACAATTTAATCGTGTTTATTTATTATGACACTCTAGATAAACTAGAGCGAGGTGCTTTAGGCTGCATTGTAGGTATTGATTTAAAGTGTTCAAGTGTACGGTGAATGATAACCAATTGGCATCAATTTCCAATGGAAGACTGTGGTACAGTCGAAAATGTAAAAGTTCACATAATATATTTCTAAGAAAAATAAAGTTTATGACTCAACAACTTCACTCTATTTTACAGTGGACTTAAAAAAAAGTAAATCTATGTGTtatgatgaccccaaaataactaTTTTATCATACTGTGACGTCATTTCAAGTTTTTTGTATTAGTATTAAAGTGTTGACAATAAGCCTGTAGCTGCTTATTGTCTTGATTAAATTCTTTATCTTTGATCGTTTAATACCACCAAAATAGTCCAGGAAAGAATTTGCCTATGGTTGACGATTGGTTCTGGGCTATTTTCGATACCTTTTTGAAAGAACTGACTTCATACTCTGCTTCATACAAATGCATCATTGAACCCCGGCATCCCGGCCCGGCATTGGATGCACTTGACGTGACTATCAAGATTTGTAGGTCTAATAGTTTTCATCACATGTATATAAGTGTTTTACGGTGCATCTAAGGTTGGATTGAGGTATCAGTTATAACCCTACCTAAATCTTCAGAACAATTAATTTTGCCAAAGTTCAAGACCTTCTTAAAATCCAAATGCACTTGAATAATGAATAAACTGATGAAACATTCATATGTATATTTTACTATCAGCTCAATATTCTTAACTATGCCAGTCTTACTCTACAATTTTGAAACAATGGAAGATAAATATAATTTAATGATGATGATCCTTCGTAATCGTGCCTTCAGTTTTTTCTAGTTGTTCGTAAAATGCTTACCCCTATAATTATTAGGATTATCGCGATATAGAACTATGTTCAGAATGATTAAAGGTGCGATCACACATGTATATAGCTAAAAGGCTTGATTGATGAACGTTGTGACAGAATTATCCCTTCGAGGCACAACGATTTAGAAATTGATATTCGTTAACTGGGTTCCTTCGATGTGGTAACTTTAATGTAGGACGTAGTAATAAACTTTATGAAACAATTTAATCGCGTTTATTTATTATGACACTCTGGATAAACTAGAGCGAGGTGCTTTGGGCTGTATTGTAGGTATTGATTTAAAGTGTTCAAGTGTACGGTGAATGATAATCATTGGCATCAATTTCCAATGGAAGACTGTGGTACAGTCAAATATTTAAAAGTTCACATAATATATTTCTaggaaaaatgtttttaaataaagtTTATGACTCAACAACTTCACTCTATTTTACAGTGaactttaaataaaaaaaagagtaAATCTATGTGTaatgatgaccccaaaataactttTTTATCATATTAATGACTCGACTTCCAAACTTCCAACCACCGAATTTCAACCATTAAACCCGCTGAACAATTGTGTATCTTTGTTGAAATTGTTATGGGGTAAGGAGTCACAATGGACTGCAGCGTTTATTCATctgttgtgtccgatttgagcgctgccatgtttgaaaatgttgccaatctaTATTCAAAAAATTGTTCAATCAGTGTCCAGTttccgaaattgggtgacttcttataattattgtttactttgatttatcaaatttgtttttcataatttttatctCTTTATTTGTTCTCTTTATTCTTTTCGTATCTTTCTCACATGCTCCATCTGCCATCCCTCTTTTCCTCCCCTCCTCACCTCCCTTACTCCGGcccttattttctttctttctttctttctttctttctttctttctttctttctttctttctttctttctttctttctttctttctttctttctttctttctttctttctttctttctttctttctttctttctttctttctttaaagcggtaacccagcaaacaatacatttcgacatcattcgcaaaatgttatagaaggttgtcagaaaacgtttaaatgtcgggttatataaagggtatataaagggtttaacacattttcatgacattgaaaaacatttttggataacCTACTgctaatattttaacataatgttatttaagtgttgacaaaatatatggcaaaaaaaatgtttaaaaaaaagagtttacaataacattttgaaaacattttgacaatattgttgtagtgtgttttcataccaaacgttttaaaacgttttcatgacttatatatatataacctgacatttaatgttattaaaacgtctttACCATAATCAGAACTCAAAAAatgacttgtttaaaacgtttttaaaacattttgtgtttgctgtcgAGTCAGTTACAAATTTAATAGCGAAACCTTTTTGTTCGAAACAGTTATACCACCTGTATGAATAGCATGTCGGCAAatcaattttgaacaattttgcacaaaagaATCTATCGTATCTCCATGTACGATCAATTCACCTGTAAAGCTGAACGCTAGTCAGTCGGTGCGtattgttaaacaagacccactcagATCATTAGGTGCATGAAACGATCAAATTCGGTTTTGAAATAAgcaaaatttttaattgttaattaatttttaattaataattaatcttctcggtcaaatgaaaagcaataattttcaagaaaactaaagcttggtactgtatattttttccaaccctggtgttaaacttgggtgtgaaatttaggcttctagtgtaagatttttgatttttacaggcttcattttgccccgcgagctttttctgacgaaagatatttcccaactttctaaagcacgtcatatagggctacatgtatatgtcctagttttgtcagaatttcgcttttgattgcaccatttttcaattccgactaccaatttcgtcaaaatcaactcgcgaatgtacccatgaaTGGATGATTTAGCAAGCCActatagaaatatcgattatttctgctggttatactAGAAATGAAACACTGATTGGACATTTTGGGAGTCACAAGTGGTaagtggtgaaatcaaaacggatattctgacaaaactgtaatatattgactcacacgatgtgccttacagaggtgggaaatatctttctttaacgctaaaacatgaattccgaaaTCAagacctataaaaatcaaaaatcttacactaaaagacacaatttcatgcctaattttaacaccatgattttttttaaatgtttatccaagcactatgtttttaactgacattactgaaggaaaaaatcattgctttatatttgaccgagaaaattaatttcaaagcaaaaaggtgtatttctgaattatgctgatttcaacatgtatcgatcgacttttagcgcgaatatgcataacaaaagaagctgtgaCCACCGTTCTGAGTGTTGGACTAGACATGCTAAAGTTGACCGACCATGCTGAAATTGCAAAAACAACGGTCACTTCTAACAAGGAGTTTGAATTATTCAGCTATTGGACATAGACAAGAAAACATTAAATCCAGCCTTCCACAATAGCCTTAAGGTTTCACATGTGTTCTGTTTGGAAACGAGCTATATACTTATTGTTTCGGGTAACAATCTGTAGTGTATTTTATTCTGTTTTCATTACCTGAAGATAAAATCATGTATAATTCACAGCATTAGAGTATTTGATACCCCTTCAAAACAGATGTTTACAAGTCACGGACAAAAAGATCGCCCTCGACAGGGAAGACATATTATGATGGTCTTATTTTGACACACTTCAATCTGTACGAAATGTGTGAGGATCATTATAATATTCCCTGTTTCAATATGCGAACTGAATATTTTGGCCTAAACAGTGGGAACTGTTACGCTCTTATGGAATTGCACGAAGATTATAAATCGCGTACAAACACTGTTTTAGCGCATGTTATGTTACCTGAGGGAAATACAAAGATACTGTCCTTGAAAACTGTGTACATATTATCAACCCATTACCATCATCAAGATTTTGGCATGTTGGCTAAGTTTTTATTCGCTTTAGTACTTATACAATGCTACTCATGGATGAGCTTTGGTTGTGTTCTGCTCATAAGTGAAGATCACGATACTATGTGTAGCCAACACAGAGGTCTCTTTGCAAAGTAAGCAGTTTGCAGACACTGTATTAATCGTGTAATTCCTTCCGCAAGGTATAAGCTGGTGAATTATACAGTATTAATAATGACACTAGTAAAGTATGAGCATTTTGTAAATCTTGCTGAGCTATTACAGTGAGTCGTTCGAATAGACAAAATATCACGTTTTAGAAGCTGGGCATTCTCAGTAACTTCGCTTGTATTGTGAGAAACAACAATCAGACTCTTCGGGTATTTAGACTTGTAACTcagaacaaagaaaacaaatacTGGTTTAGAATACCTGTAATATTAAATACTATTGTTTTCCTTTCACCTTTGTCATTAGGAAAGTGAATAGTTCATCTGGAACCAAACTTTAAGGGTAACTAAGAATTAGCCTGGATTTTCTAGGCATTTGATCAATTACATCATTACCCGCTGGTTTTTACGCTGTCATTACAGTCATCTATGTATGAATATTTCTCATGGTCGGTTTATATTGCGTTCATCGAGCAGGTGTTATTACGATACTATAACGTTATGTTCTTTGAAAAACTGCTGGATTGAATAAGAAGGGTATTATGATGTAGTAGCTGATCAAATACAAAACCGCGAGTCTAAAAATCAATATCGACTGCTGAGACTATAACAAAAGTATGTCTCGCCATGTTAGTTGCTAGGTTATTTAACGTTGAGTGGCTACAGCTTCATGTAGGAAAGACATTAATGTAGATTGTTAGGAACCTGCATTAATAAAACATAAAGCGGGAATAGCTTTGGGTTATGATATTATACTTTTCACATTTTGTATTTTGCTTAAAGGAAATTGAATGTATATAACTAGGCTGAGTAGAGAGTTTGAAGCcaatgtaaaatatattttacaacaaATTATATAATGATAAGGGTCAGGTTTAACttactttaaaaatgttgttgaatACAATTTTGTTCAACCATTTAGGCAATTGAATATTCTGTACCGTTTTGGGTTTATTGCTATACAACAATTAATCAAAACTTATAACCTATACCATGTCAACACCAATATAACTGACAACTATTATTCCTAATGCATCTCATGGCTTAGCGAGAGATCCGATTTTTCACGATTGAGTCAATCTAATACTGCTCAATTTACCAGTTCTCAATTACTGATCCAAACATCCATTAGTTACTCATCATGTATCTTAAATCTTGAAAGAGATTATTCTTAAGAAATACTCAATTTATGCTTACTTAACACTTTCTTTCATGCGACACATGCTAATATCAAGATATACGGTTCGatgtatttgtattttgtacATCTACGTAAGGGAgagatcgttatttatgacagaggggggaatgggaaaatttaggggggaacacgaaattttgtTTGGGTCTttaggggaacctgaaattttagttgaaccaagaggggattgtaaattttaaattgagaaaattgggaaaacaagggggaacgcgaaaattttgagcggacgcgagggggggaacgcgaaattatttgtcgatattttttccaaaacacccattcccccctgccgtaaataacgatcggtccctaaactTGGCAGTTTGTTCGGTTTCGTAAATAAATCTTAACCAAGGCCAACCCCTTATTAGTGCAAACGTTGCTTTTCCGAAGACtactttttgcattttttgttagttttgttTGCAGTTTTTAAATGTTACATAATTGAAAGTAAACAAGATAATCTTTCATTATTCAAAACAGCTCATTGCTATAAACAATATAATACCTTGTATGATTATTATATCAGACATGTAAATAATACAATCAGTGGATGTACATACTTTAAAGAAATGTCCTGAAGCGTGAAACTTATCAAATGTATAAATCAGTTTTCTTAGCCGTAGACATGGTAATGTAGTTGGAAAGGTCAATAATATGCATATTTATGTTACATTAGTTGTAAACATATATAGAGACCGTTGAATAGCTTGTTGAAATATGTCTTAAAGACATTTTGTGAACTACATAGACTGAGAAAAGTGTCAGGCAGTcgtcataactttcattttgcgAACGTAACTCGAGCACTTTGAAAGCCAACTTGAATGATTTGCATAGATAACATAAATGTAGCTGTGTCAACAAATATAAAAATTTAAAtcgaattcattttcatcatagTGTCAATGTATATTTATGACTGATTTTTGAATAGTACAGTTATTTATATTTTAAGGAAAAGCAATCAttatgttttgttacctggagagatttgatcatgtctcacctttttcaaccaaatcgatgataataactcttgtagtgagggatcaacatttaaccacaaatggcctcaggcaaaactcacttcctgggaaccaaataccacacaaggtcatttttatgtaactcattgacccatttgtgttatatactgcctctagctataatgacatccttgtgatctgggcaactcattgacagatacgaacctcaggagggaattcaatttttgatcaattcccTCCAGGAAGTGAAACGTAATGATGACGCTCGTTTTTGGCCTTAAGAAGCTATTTGAGCCATAAGTGTTCCATATCCGTACATTGGCATGATCAGCGAAGCCGTCATATCTCTTAGAACAAATGTTCTATTTCCAAAGTTTATAATTTCATTCCACAATGCGCAATCATGCTGAATAGTTCAAAAACAGTGTCTTTTACAGAGTACCTCGAAGTGGCGAATTTCAGATCCTTGTTGTCGATATGATTGATATAAGAAAATAGCTACGTGATAAGAATATCTTCTATACTCGATACATAATGTTCCCCTTGTCTTAATAAAATGGTTCAGCTACTCGATTGAATCGCGACTACTTTACTGTCTGGAACATCAACAGATGTATTACTTGATATTCTGAAACCCAAATCTCGcagcaaaataaaatataatttcatGTAAATCATACGTATAAGTAGGGAAGGGAAACTTTCTTGTCAGAGGGTACCTCTGTACTTGAATAAGTAACTAAACATGAATGCAGCCCCAAGCAATGACGTAATTGGTATTGAAATTATAACGACACTTCTCCCTGTAATTATATACTCTTCTAAATAGGGGCACATACAAAGTATTTATGTCCTGTCACTTCTCAATGTCTACACACTACATGTAGTTACATGTTATTAACACGTCATTCCAAGTTTTCTTTAAGTCAGCCATAaattcagggaggtaaataacaagtTAACGGTGTGGGCATATACCTACCCAGTTAAATATTTTGCCCGCCCATTAAATTCAACTTGGCCATTGCCCAAAAATGCCCACCTAGTAAATTATTTTGGCCACCAAATTTTGGGATCcatataattatcataaaaacTAGCATAGCTCTTGAAATCAACTGTTGCTATTTAGTGATGTTTTTTCATAACACTGATTTGCCTTATTATTCAGTTACAACATCGATGCAGGGATAAATATCACACAACACATTTGCT
Above is a genomic segment from Amphiura filiformis chromosome 17, Afil_fr2py, whole genome shotgun sequence containing:
- the LOC140137204 gene encoding uncharacterized protein; this encodes MKLNPEKCAYMSISFLKRPLNHVLKLCNTDLNQVDVTKILGVHISADLTWSTHIDQMLKKANGRLHMLKLLKRFDLPIEDLVTIYVGYVRPLTEYVAPVWHSSITAKQQSAIERVQKRACKIILGNKYFTYDEALTTCNLTVLTERRKHICVTFVNAMMSSHQFREWLPPLRGSSTSRLLRNSDHLTTVRCRTKRYQESPIPYLTKLYNDQLM